The following are encoded in a window of Gossypium raimondii isolate GPD5lz chromosome 13, ASM2569854v1, whole genome shotgun sequence genomic DNA:
- the LOC105771624 gene encoding class V chitinase CHIT5a → MASLKSTCVLFLAMFCISVTKSEPYFSPGPAPEIFPPLPVSYVPTPAPGPTSYPPVPAVSPSPRGIKAAYWPSFESFPVSSIDTSFFTHIYYAFLLPEPNFFKLNVTSLDQQKLPEFMSGLSAKNPPVKTILSIGGGGNDPNVFAGMASTKCTRAVFINSTIEVARNYQFDGIDLDWEFPETVDDMANLALLFEEWSEALQNEAETSWKPRLLLTAAVYYSSEFTTYGVPRSYPARAMAKYLDWMNPMCFDYHGKWDNFTGMHSALFDPNTSASSSHGIGSWIRAGVPPGKLVMGLASYGHTWKLQDPNINGIGAPATGVGPGDDPGLFDYYAILDFNKENNATVKYDRTTVSYYSYVGDTWIGYDDVKSIKWKVWFARVKGLAGYFFWAVGYDKEWALSRQALMAWEY, encoded by the exons ATGGCTAGCCTCAAGTCTACATGTGTTTTGTTTCTGGCTATGTTTTGCATATCTGTAACAAAATCCGAACCATATTTTTCACCAGGGCCAGCCCCTGAAATTTTCCCACCACTACCCGTATCTTACGTGCCAACTCCAGCTCCAGGCCCTACTTCTTACCCACCTGTGCCAGCAGTTTCGCCATCTCCACGAGGAATCAAAGCTGCTTATTGGCCATCGTTTGAATCCTTTCCAGTTTCCTCCATTGACACTTCATTTTTCACCCATATTTACTACGCCTTTCTCTTACCCGAACCCAACTTTTTCAAACTTAACGTCACCTCATTGGACCAACAAAAGTTACCCGAATTCATGTCCGGGTTAAGCGCCAAAAACCCACCCGTCAAGACCATACTCTCCATAGGAGGCGGTGGGAACGACCCGAATGTGTTCGCTGGAATGGCGAGTACCAAATGCACGCGCGCGGTTTTCATTAATTCAACCATCGAAGTAGCTCGGAATTACCAGTTCGACGGTATTGACTTGGACTGGGAGTTTCCTGAAACCGTCGACGACATGGCCAACCTCGCTTTGTTGTTCGAGGAATGGAGCGAAGCACTTCAAAACGAAGCCGAAACCAGCTGGAAACCACGTTTGCTTTTGACTGCTGCCGTATATTACTCATCGGAGTTCACTACTTACGGCGTGCCTCGATCGTATCCGGCTCGTGCTATGGCCAAATATTTAGATTGGATGAATCCAATGTGCTTCGATTATCATGGGAAATGGGATAACTTCACTGGAATGCATTCAGCACTTTTCGATCCCAATACTAGTGCTAGCAGTAGCCACGGAATCGGGTCTTGGATTCGGGCTGGGGTGCCGCCGGGAAAACTGGTTATGGGGCTGGCATCATATGGGCATACATGGAAGCTCCAGGATCCGAATATTAATGGGATAGGAGCACCGGCAACCGGCGTAGGGCCGGGAGATGACCCGGGGTTGTTTGATTATTATGCTATATTGGATTTTAACAAGGAGAATAATGCTACGGTGAAGTACGATAGGACAACGGTGTCGTATTACTCTTACGTTGGGGACACGTGGATTGGGTACGATGATGTTAAGTCCATTAAGTGGAAGGTCTGGTTTGCAAGGGTTAAAGGCTTAGCTGGGTATTTCTTTTGGGCTGTTGGTTATGATAAAGAGTGGGCTCTCTCGAGACAAG CTCTAATGGCATGGGAGTACTAG